One region of Salvia miltiorrhiza cultivar Shanhuang (shh) chromosome 3, IMPLAD_Smil_shh, whole genome shotgun sequence genomic DNA includes:
- the LOC131015741 gene encoding putative late blight resistance protein homolog R1C-3 — MAAYAALVSLMHIIDDLERHHSPPISLNKQQVQSLTENVTYLQEFLEAYISPVSDDADPLEMRIADAAYAAEDAIESHIVAKIQLSRSREAYNSPVSDEADPEDPKTVSSNHDDDDEEMNLFQDVQNVIQEMDQIKSLAMQRNTEKVVLHDTRRSFISASSSTEKNNSGMVVWSEGVVNGILERLVSDQRERQVIPITGMGGIGKTTLAKTVYSKKIIEQRFDVRAWATISQQYNTREILCELVSQATNKSKEQLSEKSEDELGLELYQYLSRRRFLIVMDDLWSIDAWDRIQRFFPENENYSRIIVTTRLSHLSSQLNNNFSLQMEFLDEVRSWELLSKIVFGVGSCPHKLEKIGKKIVENCRGLPLSIVVVGGILRNREHTLGVWESIRKNLASEVNLENDKHCMKLLKMSYNHLPVYLKPCFLYMGVFEEDDLVRVSTLLKLWVSEGFLKPMNGKSLETIAIEFLKDLIDRNLILVGEVGSTGNIKWVKIHDLLRDLCLNQSKKDGFYHVIGQSSPRGMSSQRRVVIPRNTPKKKVLDDLQSMPRARSIISEYGRVPRIKNSGLLRTLHAYRKFRYSGDKSYVVKSLVSQYVNLRHLAVKVGSLSSIFTSFTRFWNLHILIFSCIGKEFTAPAEIWRMPQLRHIEMTKGRFYLPEPSSDDVVVMENLLVLKGIADFKCSEEVVKRIPNIKKLEIMYFGRGGMEQDDYYCLNNIKRLCKLESLHVQYSVADCRAAPYALTFPQSLKKLTLVMNGGFEGQSLKKLTLFMNGGFEWEKMLEKIGALPFLEKFKLWFGCFGTGKWEMVEGQFPSLKYLGLHRCCSLEHWTAESNSIFPRLEKLHLDGMLALKEIPTQIGDIPTLQKIWMRDYDESAVMCAKEIVEEQVELQGEDLPFRVQVWLSCENEAVQSLAGPNFEVICWF; from the coding sequence ATGGCGGCCTACGCAGCCTTGGTTTCTCTAATGCATATCATAGACGACCTCGAGCGCCACCATTCCCCTCCGATTTCTCTCAACAAACAACAAGTTCAATCCCTCACTGAAAATGTCACGTACTTGCAGGAGTTTCTCGAAGCTTATATCTCCCCTGTTTCCGACGACGCAGATCCCTTGGAGATGCGTATTGCAGATGCAGCTTATGCAGCTGAAGACGCCATCGAATCTCATATCGTGGCCAAGATTCAGCTGAGCAGATCCAGAGAAGCTTATAACTCTCCTGTTTCCGACGAAGCAGATCCAGAGGATCCGAAAACTGTCTCATCAaatcatgatgatgatgatgaagagatGAACTTGTTTCAAGATGTGCAAAACGTGATACAGGAAATGGATCAGATCAAGAGTTTGGCGATGCAGAGGAATACAGAGAAGGTAGTGCTCCATGATACGCGGCGTAGCTTCATCTCTGCTTCTTCTTCCACTGAGAAGAACAATAGTGGCATGGTGGTGTGGTCCGAGGGTGTCGTGAATGGAATCTTGGAAAGGCTCGTTTCCGACCAACGCGAACGCCAAGTCATCCCGATCACAGGAATGGGCGGGAtaggtaagaccactcttgccaAAACTGTTTATTCGAAGAAAATTATTGAGCAGCGTTTTGATGTTCGTGCTTGGGCTACTATTTCTCAACAATACAACACAAGGGAAATTCTTTGTGAACTTGTTTCTCAAGCCACTAATAAAAGCAAGGAACAACTGAGTGAAAAGAGTGAAGATGAACTAGGATTAGAGCTCTACCAGTATTTGTCACGTAGAAGGTTTCTAATTGTGATGGATGATTTGTGGAGCATCGATGCTTGGGATAGGATACAACGTTTCTTTCCTGAAAATGAGAATTATAGTCGGATAATAGTGACGACTAGGCTTTCACACTTGAGTTCCCAATTGAACAACAATTTTAGCCTTCAAATGGAATTTTTAGATGAGGTTAGAAGCTGGGAACTCTTGTCGAAAATTGTGTTTGGGGTTGGAAGTTGCCCTCATAAGTTAGAGAAAATTGGAAAGAAAATAGTAGAGAATTGCAGAGGACTTCCTTTATCAATTGTTGTAGTGGGGGGTATTTTGAGAAATAGGGAACATACTCTAGGAGTTTGGGAATCAATTAGGAAGAACTTAGCTTCAGAAGTGAATTTGGAGAATGATAAACATTGTATGAAACTGTTGAAAATGAGCTATAATCATTTGCCAGTTTATTTAAAGCCATGTTTTTTGTATATGGGAGTGTTTGAGGAGGATGATTTGGTTAGAGTCTCAACACTCTTGAAGCTATGGGTTTCTGAAGGATTTTTAAAACCCATGAATGGCAAAAGTTTGGAAACTATTGCCATAGAGTTCTTAAAGGACTTGATTGATAGAAATCTCATTCTAGTTGGTGAAGTGGGGTCTACAGGAAACATAAAATGGGTcaaaattcatgatttgttgAGGGATTTATGCTTGAACCAGAGCAAGAAAGATGGGTTCTATCATGTGATAGGGCAATCTAGTCCTCGAGGCATGAGTAGCCAACGCCGCGttgttatacccaggaacacgCCAAAGAAGAAAGTCCTTGACGACTTGCAGTCTATGCCACGTGCTCGTTCCATTATCAGTGAATATGGGAGAGTACCGCGTATTAAGAATTCCGGGTTGCTTAGAACATTACATGCATACAGAAAGTTTCGTTACTCTGGAGATAAAAGCTACGTGGTCAAGTCCCTTGTGTCTCAGTATGTTAACTTGCGCCACCTTGCTGTTAAAGTTGGTAGCCTGTCCTCGATCTTTACCTCGTTTACTCGCTTCTGGAATCTGCACATATTGATTTTTTCTTGTATTGGGAAGGAGTTCACTGCACCTGCTGAGATTTGGAGAATGCCACAACTTAGGCATATTGAAATGACTAAAGGAAGATTTTATCTTCCAGAACCTTCGAGTGATGATGTCGTCGTCATGGAGAATCTACTGGTGCTTAAGGGAATAGCAGATTTCAAGTGCAGTGAAGAGGTGGTTAAGAGAATTCCCAATATCAAAAAATTGGAGATAATGTATTTTGGGAGAGGGGGAATGGAGCAAGATGATTATTATTGTCTGAACAATATCAAACGTCTGTGTAAATTGGAATCCCTCCACGTACAATATTCGGTTGCTGATTGTAGAGCTGCTCCGTATGCGCTCACATTCCCCCaaagcctcaagaagttgactCTTGTGATGAATGGTGGCTTTGAAGGCCaaagcctcaagaagttgactCTTTTTATGAATGGTGGCTTTGAATGGGAAAAGATGTTGGAAAAGATAGGTGCATTGCCCTTTCTCGAGAAGTTCAAGTTGTGGTTCGGGTGCTTTGGAACAGGCAAGTGGGAAATGGTTGAAGGCCAATTCCCTTCCCTCAAATACTTGGGATTGCATCGGTGTTGTAGTTTGGAGCATTGGACTGCGGAATCGAACTCCATCTTTCCACGCCTTGAGAAGCTTCATCTTGATGGTATGCTAGCGTTGAAGGAGATCCCGACTCAAATTGGAGACATACCGACGCTGCAAAAGATATGGATGAGGGATTATGACGAATCTGCTGTGATGTGCGCAAAGGAGATCGTAGAGGAACAAGTGGAATTACAAGGGGAAGATCTTCCATTTCGTGTTCAAGTTTGGCTTTCGTGTGAGAACGAAGCAGTGCAGAGCTTGGCAGGCCCCAACTTCGAAGTTATATGTTGGTTTTAG